The Methanobacterium formicicum genome contains the following window.
AAAAAATTAGGGTTTCTACAAAGCCAAAATTAATAATTTGAAAATTTCACCTTTTCACTACTTTTCAAATGATTTTTATTCCAGAATTTTCCAAGCAAATTATTAAAAAATAAGTAATTATAAACATTATTTAATCAAAATAAGGAGTATGTAACAAGATCGCCTTTTCTGATACGCCTCTCTATATAGTGATAGCAAAAATTTACCACTTCTTGTTTTTGATTAACTTAACTAATTCTACAATCCTTCTTATCAGGGAAAGGTCTACCTTCTAACAGAAGTACTTGGTTCCCCATGAAACTTATTATATTATTTTACCCAGTATGATTATTCTTCACTGGTTAGGGGTAATTTACTTATCTTCCAGGCCACAAAACCGCCCAAAATATTCTAAGCCCCCACAAAGCCAGATTCCCTCATTTTTTCCAGGAAGTAACCACCTCTAACCCCGCTCTTGCAGTAAATGATGTAGGGCTGGTTTTTATCCAGTTTTTCCACTTTACTCTGAAATTGGTGACCATCGTAATCCAGGTTCACTGCCCCGGGAATATGTTCCCTCTTAAAATCTGCATTGGGCCGTATATCCAGTATGGTGATCTCTGGTTCCTTTTCAATTAATTCCCGGGCACTTTCCGGGGTTATGGTAATGAACTCTCCCATATTTTATCACCATTTTTATTATTGTTTTAATGACCTTTCTTATTTTCTATAGTCGGCAAAGATTTAACAATAGATTAAAAGAATGGATATGGTAAAATGAGAACATCTCTCCCGGACTATGCCCGTGGATTAGATCAGATTGTATCCTCTCCATAATTTTCATTGCCAGGATTATGTCATCATCCATGTCCAGAATGGAGAATCTGACAGAAATTTAACCCTTTAAATCCGCAAAGTATATATAAAGGTTGAAATTATAATTATATCCCATACCAGGGGGACAATTAAATATCCCGGAGTTTCCCAAATATGGGGGGTTACAGTTTAAATCCATAGCGGTTACTGTAGAAAAAGAAGGAACTAAATATATTAAAACTGATCTTAAAGGGAGTCAACTCCTTCAATCTTCACATCTAAATAAAGGTACTGCTTTTAGCACTAAGGAAAGGGAATTGTTTCATCTTATCGGACTCCTACCCCATTCAGTAGAAACTCTGGACGATCAACTGCAGAGGGCCTACCAACAGTTCTCCCTGCAGAGCGATGATCTGCAGAAAAATATCTTTTTAAACAACCTCTACAACACCAATGAAACACTATTTTTCCGCCTAATCAGGGAACACATCCAGGAAATGATGCCCATCGTTTATACACCAACTGCTGGCCTGGCAATCCAGCGTTACAGTGACGAGTTTCGAAAACCCCGTGGTATTTACCTATCCTACCCTGAAAGGGAACATATTCATGAAATTCTGGACCACTGGGCTAAAGATGAG
Protein-coding sequences here:
- a CDS encoding rhodanese-like domain-containing protein, whose translation is MGEFITITPESARELIEKEPEITILDIRPNADFKREHIPGAVNLDYDGHQFQSKVEKLDKNQPYIIYCKSGVRGGYFLEKMRESGFVGA